In Archangium violaceum, the following are encoded in one genomic region:
- a CDS encoding acyl-CoA dehydrogenase family protein gives MKNAEARKVLDAVRELAPVIASRAADIESGRRLPLDVVGQLKQAGVFRLFVPRSHGGYEGDLHAGMELMETLARADGATAWTTMIGAESPHIFALLPRETFDAIYSGGPDVLVAGAFNAQGQAVVEEGGYRVNGRWGFASGCQHADWLFGNCVVLKDGQPLPGPTEGAPRTRGMFLRAGEVRIIDTWNVLGLRGTGSHDIAMENAFCPEAYSFDIFLGTPSVPVPGLTAPLLHFVLHMAAVALGIAQGAVDDLVTLVGMGKRRLYARVPLVESPVFQLELGRADTSVRAARGLLRDLSHEFWAACEGNPAAIPALAPRASAALAWVTETAAEVVGKCYQSGGASSLKDGSSLQRRFRDIHTFRQHAAAAEGWFGQAGASLLGQPTGFWT, from the coding sequence ATGAAGAACGCCGAGGCGCGAAAGGTGTTGGATGCGGTGAGGGAGCTGGCTCCAGTCATCGCCTCCCGGGCGGCGGACATCGAATCGGGGCGGCGGTTGCCGTTGGATGTGGTCGGCCAGCTCAAGCAGGCGGGGGTCTTCCGGCTGTTCGTGCCCCGGAGTCACGGTGGCTACGAGGGGGACCTGCATGCCGGCATGGAGCTCATGGAGACGCTGGCCCGGGCGGATGGCGCCACGGCCTGGACGACGATGATCGGCGCGGAGAGCCCGCACATCTTCGCGCTCCTGCCGCGCGAGACCTTCGATGCCATCTACTCGGGAGGGCCGGACGTCCTCGTGGCCGGTGCCTTCAACGCGCAGGGGCAGGCGGTGGTGGAGGAGGGGGGCTATCGCGTCAATGGCCGTTGGGGCTTCGCCTCGGGCTGTCAGCACGCGGACTGGCTGTTCGGCAACTGTGTCGTCCTGAAGGACGGACAGCCGCTCCCGGGTCCCACCGAGGGCGCGCCTCGGACCCGGGGCATGTTCCTGCGGGCCGGCGAGGTGCGCATCATCGACACCTGGAACGTGCTCGGCCTGAGGGGCACGGGCAGCCATGACATCGCGATGGAGAACGCCTTCTGCCCCGAGGCGTACTCCTTCGACATCTTCCTCGGCACTCCCAGTGTGCCGGTGCCGGGTCTCACCGCGCCCCTGCTGCACTTCGTGCTGCACATGGCGGCGGTGGCGCTGGGCATCGCCCAGGGCGCGGTGGATGACCTGGTGACGCTCGTCGGGATGGGAAAGCGGCGGCTGTACGCCCGCGTCCCGCTGGTCGAGTCCCCCGTGTTCCAGCTCGAGCTCGGCCGCGCCGACACGAGCGTGCGGGCCGCCCGGGGGCTGTTGAGAGACCTCTCCCACGAGTTCTGGGCCGCGTGCGAGGGCAACCCCGCCGCCATTCCCGCCCTGGCCCCGCGCGCCTCGGCCGCCCTGGCCTGGGTGACGGAGACGGCGGCCGAGGTCGTGGGCAAGTGCTACCAGTCGGGTGGCGCCAGCTCGCTCAAGGATGGCTCGTCCCTGCAAAGACGCTTCCGTGACATCCACACCTTCAGGCAGCATGCGGCTGCCGCTGAGGGGTGGTTTGGCCAGGCCGGGGCCTCCCTCCTCGGGCAGCCGACGGGCTTCTGGACATGA
- a CDS encoding DUF350 domain-containing protein: protein MNLLLVAVGLSKVVFGGLVAALGIWLAFRGLNRLLGTDPTVDLEKGNVAAGIVHAASLLALGLLVQNAVNATFDAVDLTIRGAPLHPLSLLRLGFFALTHVGVSLLVSTGVLALGMVLFDKMTPGVDELAEVRRGNVALALVLAAILVVFALLTAPGLQATLNGLIPFPELPPATFRAPA from the coding sequence ATGAATCTGCTCCTCGTCGCCGTCGGGCTGTCCAAGGTGGTCTTCGGTGGGCTGGTTGCCGCGCTCGGCATCTGGCTCGCGTTCCGCGGCCTCAACCGCCTGCTCGGCACGGATCCCACCGTCGACCTGGAGAAGGGCAACGTCGCCGCCGGCATCGTCCATGCCGCCAGCCTGCTCGCGCTCGGCCTGCTGGTGCAGAACGCCGTGAACGCCACCTTCGACGCCGTGGACCTCACCATCCGCGGCGCCCCCCTCCACCCCCTGTCCCTGCTGCGGCTGGGCTTCTTCGCCCTCACGCACGTGGGCGTGTCCCTCCTGGTGAGCACCGGCGTGCTCGCCCTGGGCATGGTCCTCTTCGACAAGATGACCCCTGGCGTGGACGAGCTGGCCGAAGTGCGCCGCGGCAACGTGGCCCTCGCGCTCGTGCTGGCCGCCATCCTCGTCGTGTTCGCCCTGCTCACCGCCCCGGGCCTCCAGGCCACCCTCAACGGCCTCATCCCCTTCCCCGAGCTCCCTCCCGCCACGTTCCGCGCACCGGCCTGA
- a CDS encoding TIGR04222 domain-containing membrane protein — protein MNPLDWSGSQFLMTYVPYLVVMFIAAKLWQRSLNQPSSEPGIDELRLDPYLVAVLDRRTAAVNAALAALVHAGSLRFEEGELKVAGAPPSRASPFERAVHSAVAGEVEGVGDIEEAVDEQLDNLEESLTRRGFLMEYEQATRYRRYPMALFFGAGLGLGLLKLLVGLFRGRPVGFLVLLLALGAVLGFMTLWSVPRRTRRGDRALKLLRLQNSALSTTSATESAWQSLKASDVALSVALFGTGMLMTSGMGDLRGYLMPPSGGGGFGGDSTDITGGSSDFADSGGSSDSGDSGGGGGGDSGGGGGCGGCGGGGGGD, from the coding sequence TTGAATCCGTTGGACTGGAGTGGGTCGCAGTTCCTGATGACCTACGTGCCCTACCTCGTGGTCATGTTCATCGCCGCGAAGCTGTGGCAGCGCTCGTTGAACCAGCCATCGTCGGAGCCGGGCATCGACGAGCTGCGGCTGGATCCGTATCTGGTGGCGGTGCTCGACCGTCGCACGGCGGCCGTCAACGCGGCGTTGGCCGCGCTCGTGCACGCCGGGTCGTTGCGCTTCGAGGAGGGCGAGCTGAAGGTGGCGGGCGCGCCACCGTCGAGAGCTTCCCCCTTCGAGCGCGCCGTCCACTCCGCCGTGGCCGGAGAGGTGGAGGGGGTGGGGGACATCGAGGAGGCGGTGGATGAACAGCTCGACAACCTGGAGGAGTCCCTGACCCGCCGCGGCTTCCTGATGGAATACGAGCAGGCCACCCGGTACAGGCGCTACCCCATGGCCCTCTTCTTCGGGGCGGGCCTGGGCCTGGGCCTGCTGAAGCTGCTGGTGGGCCTCTTCCGTGGCCGGCCGGTGGGGTTCCTCGTGCTGCTGCTCGCGCTCGGCGCGGTGCTCGGATTCATGACCCTGTGGAGTGTCCCCCGGCGCACGCGGCGGGGAGACAGGGCGCTGAAGCTGCTGCGGTTGCAGAACTCGGCGCTGAGCACGACGTCGGCCACCGAGAGCGCGTGGCAGTCGCTGAAGGCCTCGGACGTCGCCCTGTCGGTGGCCCTCTTCGGCACGGGAATGCTGATGACGTCCGGGATGGGGGATCTGCGCGGCTACCTGATGCCCCCGAGCGGCGGTGGAGGATTCGGCGGCGACAGCACGGACATCACCGGTGGCAGCAGTGACTTCGCCGACAGCGGTGGCAGCAGTGACTCCGGCGACAGTGGCGGCGGCGGCGGGGGTGACAGCGGCGGCGGTGGGGGTTGTGGCGGGTGTGGGGGTGGAGGTGGTGGGGATTGA
- a CDS encoding AAA family ATPase, producing the protein MADWRLEVLGGARLLGLAEPLELQRRVAAVLAWLALEGPTPKYRLAGMLWPDSGEDTARNNMRQLLRRLRVAIGADLVLGGDVVSLSDRVSTDAVELEAHVFAGRHARALALAGSLLGSLDFDDCPDFEAWLRRAREQLEGLRRRAASAEADSREQKGDLPGALHFAERLLVLDPLSEEAFRRLMRLHYLSGDRLAALALFERCQKMLREEYDASPHPDTLALVRDVERGAVRPRATGSPPGKRLPLTVLRPPVLVGRAREWERLEEAWKERRLALVMAEPGVGKTRLALDFAASKGRFTVFAGRPGDSEVPYSLFVRHTRQLFIERPELPRGLEPWIRRELARVMPELSPGEEIPPMHNEGERVRCLDAYSEVLRRCTEGLACFLTDDLQFADAASLEVGAYAHARFHEAGALPRIIDCCRSGGLSPEVLAITRRMEEGGLLMNVALEPLSPVAVGEMLESLDLPGATSLAGEMTRYTGGNPLFITETLKHLMESGSLERGWPERLPPPGRVRQLIQQRLERLSPLALQLAQVAALALTDFNLELAGEVLEVSPLSFSAALGELEAAQIFRGECFTHDLVLEAVRGSLPAALGALLHRRLAQQLERRRAAPATIAQHWMAGGETRRAVPFLVSAAQTDEAHLRRAEAATNYARAASILEAAGELEEAARLKNRVSWT; encoded by the coding sequence GTGGCGGACTGGAGACTGGAGGTGCTCGGGGGCGCGCGGCTCCTGGGTCTGGCCGAGCCCCTGGAATTGCAGCGGCGGGTGGCGGCGGTGCTGGCCTGGCTGGCGCTGGAGGGTCCCACGCCCAAGTACAGGCTGGCGGGCATGTTGTGGCCCGACTCCGGCGAGGACACGGCACGCAACAACATGCGCCAGCTGCTGCGCCGGTTGCGGGTGGCCATCGGCGCGGACCTGGTGCTTGGTGGGGACGTGGTCTCCCTGTCGGACCGGGTGAGCACCGACGCGGTGGAGCTGGAGGCCCACGTCTTCGCCGGACGCCACGCGCGGGCGTTGGCACTGGCGGGCTCGCTGCTGGGCTCGCTGGACTTCGACGACTGCCCGGACTTCGAGGCGTGGTTGCGCAGGGCCCGCGAGCAGCTGGAGGGCCTGCGGCGCCGCGCCGCCAGCGCCGAGGCGGACTCCCGGGAGCAGAAGGGGGACCTGCCCGGAGCGCTGCACTTCGCCGAGCGGTTGCTGGTGTTGGATCCGCTCTCCGAGGAGGCCTTCCGCCGACTGATGCGGCTGCACTACCTGTCAGGGGACCGGCTGGCGGCGCTGGCCCTCTTCGAGCGTTGCCAGAAGATGCTGCGCGAGGAGTACGACGCCTCGCCGCACCCGGACACCCTCGCGCTGGTCCGGGACGTGGAGCGCGGGGCGGTGCGGCCGCGTGCCACGGGGAGCCCGCCGGGGAAGCGCCTGCCGCTCACCGTCCTGCGCCCACCGGTGCTGGTGGGCCGCGCGCGCGAGTGGGAACGGTTGGAGGAGGCGTGGAAGGAGCGGCGGCTCGCGCTGGTGATGGCCGAGCCGGGCGTGGGCAAGACGCGCCTCGCGCTGGACTTCGCGGCCTCCAAGGGGCGCTTCACCGTCTTCGCGGGCCGGCCCGGGGACTCGGAGGTGCCGTACTCGCTATTCGTGCGGCACACCCGGCAGCTCTTCATCGAGCGGCCCGAGCTACCCCGAGGGCTGGAGCCGTGGATCCGCCGGGAGCTGGCGCGCGTAATGCCCGAGCTCTCGCCTGGCGAGGAGATTCCTCCCATGCACAACGAGGGCGAGCGGGTGCGCTGCCTGGACGCCTACAGCGAGGTGCTCCGCCGCTGCACCGAGGGGCTGGCCTGCTTCCTCACCGATGATCTGCAGTTCGCCGACGCCGCCAGCCTGGAGGTGGGCGCCTATGCCCATGCGCGCTTCCACGAGGCGGGCGCCCTGCCTCGGATAATCGATTGCTGCCGCAGCGGCGGGCTCTCCCCCGAAGTGCTCGCCATCACCCGGCGGATGGAGGAGGGAGGGCTGCTGATGAACGTGGCGCTGGAGCCGCTCTCACCGGTGGCGGTGGGGGAGATGCTGGAGAGCCTCGACCTGCCGGGGGCCACGTCGCTGGCCGGGGAGATGACGCGCTACACGGGGGGCAACCCGCTCTTCATCACCGAGACGCTCAAGCACCTGATGGAGTCGGGGAGCCTGGAGCGGGGGTGGCCGGAGCGGCTGCCTCCGCCGGGACGGGTGCGCCAGCTCATCCAGCAGCGTCTGGAGCGGCTGTCCCCGCTGGCGTTGCAACTGGCCCAGGTGGCGGCACTGGCCCTGACGGACTTCAACCTGGAGCTGGCCGGCGAGGTGCTGGAGGTGAGCCCCTTGTCCTTCTCGGCGGCGCTGGGGGAATTGGAGGCTGCGCAGATCTTCCGGGGCGAGTGCTTCACGCATGACCTGGTGCTCGAGGCGGTGCGGGGCTCGCTTCCCGCGGCGCTGGGGGCGCTGCTGCACCGGCGCCTGGCCCAACAGCTGGAGCGGAGGCGAGCGGCCCCGGCGACCATCGCGCAGCATTGGATGGCGGGGGGAGAGACCCGGCGCGCCGTGCCCTTCCTGGTGTCGGCGGCCCAGACCGACGAGGCCCACCTGCGTCGGGCGGAGGCGGCCACGAACTATGCGCGCGCCGCCTCCATCCTGGAAGCCGCTGGCGAGCTGGAGGAAGCGGCCCGGTTGAAGAACCGGGTGTCCTGGACGTGA
- a CDS encoding ATP-binding protein → MELVLFIGLQGSGKSSFFRERFAATHVHVSKDLWPNARRREARQRRLITQALAEGRSVVVDNTHPLIEEREPLIAIAREHGARVVGYVFESDLKVCLERNAGRVGRARVPEKALHITWRKLKWPSYAEGFDALFHVRLAPEGGFHVREWREGDESEPVRGPDA, encoded by the coding sequence ATGGAACTCGTCCTGTTCATCGGCCTGCAGGGCTCGGGCAAGAGCAGCTTCTTCCGGGAGCGCTTCGCGGCCACGCACGTGCACGTGAGCAAGGACCTGTGGCCCAACGCGCGCAGGCGCGAGGCCCGGCAGCGCAGGCTCATCACTCAGGCGCTGGCCGAGGGGCGCTCGGTGGTGGTGGACAACACCCACCCGCTCATCGAGGAGCGGGAGCCGCTCATCGCGATCGCCCGGGAGCACGGGGCGCGGGTGGTGGGCTACGTCTTCGAGTCGGACCTGAAGGTGTGCCTCGAGCGCAACGCGGGGCGGGTGGGACGGGCGAGGGTGCCGGAGAAGGCGCTCCACATCACGTGGCGGAAGTTGAAGTGGCCCTCGTACGCCGAGGGATTCGATGCGTTGTTCCACGTGCGGCTCGCCCCGGAGGGCGGCTTCCACGTGAGGGAATGGAGGGAGGGAGATGAATCCGAACCAGTTCGAGGCCCGGATGCGTGA
- a CDS encoding tRNA(His) guanylyltransferase Thg1 family protein, producing MNPNQFEARMREGEFFHSLRLLRGAWCVLRVDGRGFSRFTEARYEKPFDATLHQQMVSTASALLEELQGVYAYTESDEISVLFRPEWSLFDREVEKLVSISAGVASATFTHVAGVPAVFDSRVWMGANEKDVVDYFRWRQADAARCALHGWCYWTLRKEGQSVASASRELHGKSVGFKNELLFQRGINFNELPLWQRRGTGISWEEYEKEGEDPRTGRKVSTTRRRLRVDESLPMKEEYDAYVRERMTATPSPSGRGPG from the coding sequence ATGAATCCGAACCAGTTCGAGGCCCGGATGCGTGAGGGCGAGTTCTTCCACTCGCTGCGGCTGCTGCGCGGGGCGTGGTGCGTGCTGCGGGTGGACGGGCGGGGCTTCTCCCGCTTCACGGAGGCGCGTTACGAGAAGCCCTTCGATGCGACGCTGCACCAGCAGATGGTGAGCACGGCCTCGGCGCTGCTGGAGGAGCTGCAGGGCGTCTACGCGTACACGGAGAGCGATGAGATCTCCGTCCTCTTCCGGCCGGAGTGGTCGCTCTTCGACCGCGAGGTGGAGAAGCTGGTGTCCATCTCCGCGGGAGTGGCGAGCGCCACCTTCACGCACGTGGCGGGAGTGCCGGCTGTGTTCGACAGCCGGGTGTGGATGGGCGCCAACGAAAAGGACGTGGTGGACTACTTCCGCTGGAGGCAGGCGGACGCGGCCCGCTGCGCGTTGCACGGCTGGTGCTACTGGACGCTGCGCAAGGAAGGCCAGAGCGTGGCGAGCGCCTCGCGGGAGCTGCACGGCAAGTCGGTGGGCTTCAAGAACGAGCTCCTCTTCCAGAGGGGGATCAACTTCAACGAGCTGCCCCTCTGGCAGCGGCGTGGCACGGGCATCTCCTGGGAGGAGTACGAGAAGGAGGGAGAGGATCCGCGCACGGGCCGCAAGGTGAGCACGACGCGCCGTCGCTTGCGCGTGGACGAGTCACTCCCGATGAAGGAGGAGTACGACGCCTACGTCCGCGAGCGGATGACCGCGACTCCCTCTCCCTCTGGGAGAGGGCCGGGGTGA
- a CDS encoding DUF692 domain-containing protein produces MRWPTGVGLGWRRQLAHYIDGARELGFVEVLAEHLSPTGPLPVPLVGLMERGVPVVLHAVSLGLGSAEPPEQRRLDWLARMAERLGAVCVSEHLCFVRAGGRESGHLLPLPRDERMLEVLAENVRRAEAALPVPLALENVASLFEWPAPALSEAQWLVGVLERTGARLLLDVANLHANALNHGTDAAAVLAAVPRERLAYVHVAGGVKRGGLYHDTHAHAVPEGPLALLEALAARVGPVPTLLERDDRFPPPEELTAELEGIRAALARGVARWEARAA; encoded by the coding sequence TTGAGGTGGCCGACGGGCGTGGGGTTGGGCTGGAGGAGACAGCTCGCGCATTACATCGATGGGGCGCGGGAGCTGGGCTTCGTGGAGGTGTTGGCCGAGCACCTGAGCCCCACGGGACCGCTCCCGGTGCCGCTGGTGGGCCTGATGGAGCGGGGCGTGCCGGTGGTGCTGCACGCGGTGTCACTGGGACTGGGGAGCGCGGAGCCTCCGGAGCAGCGGAGGTTGGACTGGCTGGCGCGGATGGCCGAGCGGTTGGGCGCGGTGTGCGTGAGCGAGCACCTGTGCTTCGTGCGCGCGGGAGGCCGGGAGTCGGGCCACCTGCTGCCGCTGCCACGCGACGAGCGGATGCTGGAGGTGCTGGCGGAGAACGTGCGGCGGGCCGAGGCGGCGCTGCCGGTGCCGCTGGCGCTGGAGAACGTGGCGAGCCTCTTCGAATGGCCGGCTCCAGCCCTGTCCGAGGCACAGTGGCTGGTGGGCGTGCTGGAGCGCACGGGGGCGCGGCTGCTGCTGGACGTGGCCAACCTGCACGCCAATGCCCTCAACCATGGGACGGACGCGGCGGCGGTGCTGGCGGCGGTGCCTCGTGAGCGGCTGGCCTACGTGCACGTGGCCGGGGGCGTGAAGCGCGGTGGCCTGTACCACGACACCCACGCGCATGCGGTACCCGAGGGGCCGCTGGCCCTGTTGGAAGCGCTCGCGGCGCGCGTGGGGCCCGTGCCGACCCTGCTCGAGCGGGATGACCGTTTCCCCCCGCCAGAGGAGCTGACCGCCGAGCTGGAGGGCATCCGGGCGGCACTGGCGCGCGGCGTGGCGCGCTGGGAGGCGCGGGCGGCCTGA
- a CDS encoding transglutaminase-like domain-containing protein yields MDAPPSRPGKRLLGLFLVLLATASCFGFLGLRWLVSLDVNALAPTPEQELPLDLSDADGVHLGVALVPPSTPLSQARTHEWRATPLVPSEHRVVYGLGESLASSLEDEHLAYGRRMRFRALGPNRFTYHAPAGCQEDMRCIYDELIRSNAEPVRALGTRFVEHIRARNLGPVEAAELIITFVQHIHYAEPADQPFGILPPALVPSQDRGDCDSKAVLAVMLLRQAGIDAAILYSDPLSHAAVGVALPVRGPPFRLGGRVYRYAELTTEGWPLGMIPPQHDKPHLWKVLPPPEMPDETG; encoded by the coding sequence TTGGACGCCCCGCCATCCAGACCGGGGAAGAGGCTCCTCGGGCTCTTCCTCGTCCTCCTCGCCACCGCGAGCTGCTTCGGCTTCCTCGGGCTGCGCTGGCTCGTCTCGCTGGACGTGAACGCGCTCGCCCCCACCCCGGAGCAGGAGCTTCCGCTCGACCTCTCCGATGCCGATGGCGTCCACCTCGGCGTGGCCCTCGTGCCCCCCTCCACGCCCTTGAGCCAGGCGCGCACCCATGAGTGGCGGGCCACCCCGCTCGTCCCTTCCGAGCACCGGGTCGTCTATGGCCTGGGCGAGTCCCTGGCGAGCTCCCTCGAGGACGAGCACCTGGCGTACGGCCGCCGGATGCGCTTCCGCGCGCTCGGGCCGAACCGCTTCACCTACCACGCGCCTGCCGGGTGCCAGGAGGACATGCGCTGCATCTACGACGAGCTGATTCGCAGCAACGCCGAGCCCGTGCGCGCGCTGGGCACCCGCTTCGTCGAGCACATCCGCGCGCGCAACCTCGGCCCCGTCGAGGCCGCCGAGCTCATCATCACCTTCGTCCAGCACATCCATTACGCGGAGCCCGCGGACCAGCCCTTCGGCATCCTCCCGCCCGCGCTCGTCCCCTCGCAGGACCGCGGCGACTGCGACTCCAAGGCCGTGCTCGCCGTGATGCTGCTGCGCCAGGCCGGTATCGACGCGGCCATCCTCTATTCGGATCCGCTCTCGCACGCCGCCGTGGGCGTGGCCCTCCCCGTGCGCGGCCCCCCCTTCCGCCTCGGCGGCCGCGTGTACCGCTACGCCGAGCTCACCACCGAGGGCTGGCCCCTCGGGATGATTCCTCCCCAGCACGACAAGCCGCACCTCTGGAAGGTCCTGCCCCCTCCAGAGATGCCCGATGAGACGGGGTGA
- a CDS encoding polyphosphate kinase 2 family protein produces MDFTIDKQGEKVRLESIPTEPPKNVDRDEAKRELETLGEELFDLQDLLWGARMNSVLIVLQGRDTAGKDGTIKGVAGFLNPRGVSVTSFGVPTEEEREHDFLWRIHRHTPRKGELAIFNRSHYEDVLVVRVQKLVPESLWKERYGHIRDFEELLVEHGTIILKFFLHISREEQEKRLLSREKEPRKAWKINAGDWEDREHWDDYTKAYEEVLSRTSSKQAPWTIVPADTKWYRNLVVARALVEALRPHRDTWQKKLDQIGVSKKAELEAWRKGR; encoded by the coding sequence ATGGACTTCACCATCGACAAGCAGGGCGAGAAGGTCAGGCTCGAGAGCATTCCCACGGAGCCCCCGAAGAACGTGGATCGGGACGAGGCGAAGCGGGAGCTGGAGACGCTCGGCGAGGAGCTCTTCGACCTGCAGGACCTGCTGTGGGGCGCGCGGATGAACTCCGTGCTCATCGTGCTCCAGGGCCGTGACACGGCCGGGAAGGACGGGACCATCAAGGGGGTGGCGGGCTTTCTCAATCCCCGAGGCGTCAGCGTCACCTCCTTCGGCGTCCCCACCGAGGAGGAGCGGGAGCACGACTTCCTCTGGCGCATCCACCGCCACACGCCGCGCAAGGGCGAGCTCGCCATCTTCAACCGCTCGCACTACGAGGACGTGCTCGTCGTGCGCGTGCAGAAGCTCGTCCCGGAGTCGCTCTGGAAGGAGCGCTACGGGCACATCCGCGACTTCGAGGAGCTGCTCGTCGAGCACGGCACCATCATCCTCAAGTTCTTCCTCCACATCAGCCGGGAGGAGCAGGAGAAGCGCCTGCTGTCACGGGAGAAGGAGCCGCGCAAGGCGTGGAAGATCAACGCCGGGGACTGGGAGGACCGGGAGCACTGGGACGACTACACGAAGGCGTACGAAGAGGTCCTCTCGCGCACGTCCAGCAAGCAGGCCCCGTGGACGATCGTCCCCGCGGACACGAAGTGGTACCGCAACCTCGTGGTGGCGCGCGCGCTCGTCGAGGCACTCCGGCCCCACCGTGACACCTGGCAGAAGAAGCTCGACCAGATAGGCGTGAGCAAGAAGGCGGAGCTGGAGGCCTGGCGCAAGGGCAGGTAG